The DNA region CTGTTCCACTAAGGATTTGTTCTCTACCATTCTGAATTAGTAGAGTTGTTGTTTTAGACACAACATATAAGTTAAGTACTTGATTATATACAATTATTCATGTTTTTCCACATCGAAGCCATAATATTCTCTTTAGAGACTTTCCTTAGAGCTTTATCCTTGAGACACAAAATAATGACACTTCTAGCCTTATCCACCatctcagtcttctctgcttgtGTTAGACATGCATGCATCAATGCCTCACCCTTCAATGCTTTAATACATTTTTCTTAAGTTACTACAATTCAAAATCGTTCTCTACACAAAACTTCTCAATCTGTCATTTGGAACCCATAGTGCTCACTTATAAACAAAGTTCCTTTGTCCCACGGTGGGCGCCTCTAGTTGTGAAACCGAAAGATTCAATcacataatttttttttgatGTGTAAGAACAAACAACAATAGAAACAAAAATAAACGACCTTCACCAAAAATAATTTTCTATGCAATAAGACAACAACCTAACTTGACATAAGAAGATAAAAGACAAGAAAGACAATAACTCATTTACCGAGTTCAATCAAACAATCTACTATGATTGAGCGAATAACTCTCTGATTCACTATGTTTTCAAGAGCGTTACAAAAGATATGAATTATAAGAAAATAATTACCAAAATTCTTAAGAATAAACCCTATTTTCTACCAAAAGTATTTCTCAATTTGTTCAACACTTTATGTATGAATCACACAAACCCAAAAATTTCGTAATTTCCCTTAGATATCACAACAAATTTTTCACATTAAGAACACAATTTTAGGAATTTGTCCTTGTCTATCAAAGATTACAACTAGCATTCCAAAACCATTCTCCTCGTCTTTAGTTACGAAGTTTTGAAAATTGTTAAGACAAGAATGATAGAAATAGATATTTATAACTGGTTAAATTCAATAGATCCATACTAAACCCAAAACATAACGAATTAACGAACGAATTTACTAACCAAAACAACGAAGCTCAATACACACGAGCTGAGAAAATCGGACTAAGCGAAGAACCGAATTGCCCGCAAATTAGCACAAGATAAGAATTGATAATATCAGTAGTGTATTTAATTCTTGATGACATAAATGCTGAAGTataatagttgaatattttgAAAACCATCACAAGCAATTGAGTTGACATTCTAATATATTCAAATAAAAATTTCCCAGCTTCACATTCTTTCTGCATCTGTCTCAATTACAATTGCTTGAGAAACTCacataatttttattttaacaCTTAAAAATTGTATGTAGCTCCAAATCAATGTCTCTTTCTTCCAATGCTTCACGCCACAACCCTGCAAAAAATGAAAGAAAATCACGTATTAATAATAACATAATCATCACCTTGTTCTTGATCACATGAAGCTAGAAGACTCTAGACAATGAACTATATATTATAATTTGATCATATCAACCTTTTTTTAATCATTAGACTTGAACTATATATTATAATTTGTAGCATATGAAACAATTCATAAATAGCATAGAACAAAGAGTTATAATGGGAGCTCCTAGCATCATTGTAGTGTTATCAAACTTGCTTTTTTGTCTTCTTCTAGTTTGTGCACAAACAAGCTCTGCTGAACTGAGTAAAGGGTTCTATGGAAATTCATGTCCGAATGTCGAACAATTGGTTCGGTCTGCCGTGGAGCTCAAGTTTAAGCAGACCTTTGTCACTGCTCCCGCCACTCTTCGACTCTTCTTCCATGATTGTTTTGTCAGGGTATGTTTAATATCTGATTTGTCATATAAAAGGAGTGACCCGTGTCTGACACGTGTTGATGTCTGTGTCTCAGACATGAATACGAGATTTCCcatttaaattttgtttttatttaatttatgGACAGGGTTGTGACGCATCAATTTTACTTAGTGAAGGAGAGAGAAATCATCCTGATGATATTTCATTAGCTGGTGATGGTTTTGACACCGTGATTAAAGCCAAAGAAGCTATTGAGAGTGATCCTCAATGCACAGACAAAGTCTCTTGTGCTGATATACTTGCTCTTGCTACAAGGGATGTTGTCAATTTGGTATATATTTTCATGCTTTCACTTTAAGATTACTTACTTTCAATTTGAAGTTATTATGACCGTACAAAAAATCGCTAAACTGAATCGAACTGAAACAAATTGAAGTTAAAATAATTAAACCATTACATTTTATTAATGAATCGAACCAATATTACACAAACGATTTTAGAATCGAACTAAATGACAATAAATCAAACAAAAGTTGAAATCGAATCGATCTGTAActgaaaatgaaaaagaaaagctaaaaacaagttaaaaaaatttataatttttttataaaaaaaaatataacaggttctttaaaaaattggttaactatttttaaatgattttgtAAGGTTAAGAATTCCTAACCAATATAATAATTTTGATTTTGTTCGcttttaaataaatttaaatagaTTGTTTCAGTTCAGTTGCACCTTTTATTATGATTTATGATTCAGTGATTCAGTTTGGTTCGGATGCCTTCAATTCAATTCAGATTTTTTTTTATGTAATATAAACTTTTTGAAGTTAGTAATAAAATCTCCAAAGTGTATACTAAAAAATTATATGGACGCAATTAATAATCCTCTAGTTACATACTATTATTATAGACTGGGGGACCATTTTATGAAGTGGAATTGGGAAGACGTGATGGAAAGATATCTACAATTGCAAGTGTTCAACATAAACTTCCTCATCCTGAATTCAATTTGGATCAACTCAATTCAATGTTTAGTTTCAATGGACTCTCTCAGATAGATATGATTGCATTATCAGGTAACTTAACGGACATAAAGTGGCAAAAAAATTATGTTATATGCTTGTTTCGCCGCCATTTTTCACAGGGGACGGTCCAAGATTTTAGACAGATTCTCTGATATGTTGGTTCCAAAGTTTTAGATTTGATATCATAAATTATGTATGTTCCATCCTACTCATTTTTTTCAGACTTTTACAGAATGATCATTAACAGAGCGGATGTTGCCCGTTTTAATATTATGTGTTTTGTGATGTGTTAGGTGCACATACAATTGGATTTTCACACTGCAGCCGTTTCTCAAAAAGAATCTACAACTTCAGCCCAACAACTAAAATCGACCCAACACTAAATCTACAATATGCCTTTCAGCTAAGACAAGCATGTCCTCCAAAAGTTGATCCTAGGATTGCCATAAACATGGATCCTATCACACCTCAGAAATTCGACAACCAATATTTCAAGAACTTGCAACAAGGAAAAGGACTTTTTACTTCTGATCAAGTGTTGGCTATAGATGAAAAGTCAAAGGACACGGTTGACTTGTTTGCATCAAATGAAGTAGCTTTTGAAAGTGCTTTTATTGATGCTATAACTAAGTTGGGAAGGGTAGGTGTTAAAACTGGAAATCAAGGTGAAATAAGGTTTGATTGTACAAAGCCAAAGGTGAATTAAGTGCAATGGTGATGAGAATTTCATATTTTAATTCAAATAAGATGGTTTGAGTTGTGAAGAATTGAGTTGATTTGTCACAATATGTGTGAGTAGaattatttgtttttaattgcttaTTTTAATTTTACATCTATGTGTTGTACTTCAAATATTCTTTGccattaaaaaaaatatttatgttGCTTATATAAAAGACAATGGTAGTTTAAAACTACAACGGATAAAAAATTATTCCAACAAT from Lathyrus oleraceus cultivar Zhongwan6 chromosome 1, CAAS_Psat_ZW6_1.0, whole genome shotgun sequence includes:
- the LOC127137336 gene encoding peroxidase 16, with translation MKQFINSIEQRVIMGAPSIIVVLSNLLFCLLLVCAQTSSAELSKGFYGNSCPNVEQLVRSAVELKFKQTFVTAPATLRLFFHDCFVRGCDASILLSEGERNHPDDISLAGDGFDTVIKAKEAIESDPQCTDKVSCADILALATRDVVNLTGGPFYEVELGRRDGKISTIASVQHKLPHPEFNLDQLNSMFSFNGLSQIDMIALSGAHTIGFSHCSRFSKRIYNFSPTTKIDPTLNLQYAFQLRQACPPKVDPRIAINMDPITPQKFDNQYFKNLQQGKGLFTSDQVLAIDEKSKDTVDLFASNEVAFESAFIDAITKLGRVGVKTGNQGEIRFDCTKPKVN